Proteins from a single region of Haloarcula laminariae:
- a CDS encoding PAS domain-containing protein yields MYSGGASASLVAHVGEDRDAVVRAVESAEIGVSSVRSVGSIASALDAIAEGDVACLVCEYDLEDGTGLELLDELAARGTAPPTLFRTDDPEMGSEALAAGATDILVERDGVDLVPLLARRLRNVLATRTSERDDANESALGLLQSMYDVTTDQSASYERTVDRLLRLGCEAFGLSDGFLTRIEREGDDGTQTIVQAQGAHERLEPGASCPLSEAYCRKTIRTDGLLAVSNAVEAGWADDPAYEAFELGCYIGGKVVVGGELYGTLCFASTEPRAAPFTDLERTAVRLMSEWLGYELDRNRSRTELELKNRAMDEAPVGILISDPDQPDNPAVYVNDRFTEMTGYPPAAVLGRNCRFLQGEATRAEPVDRLREAVAKAEPAAVELRNYRRDGTEFWNRVTVAPIENDEGEVTNYVGFQEDVTERKEHELDLKLRDRAISAAPIGITLHDVTASEWPITYANAGFENITGYERASVEGEGASVLVGAETDERQLAALERAFEDGQAASETLLLYRADGDPFWGRVSIAPVSEADGPVTHAVGFLEDVTETREHAEEIERRLDEFGDVLAAELQTPLQEARSRLSADADELSADDLAAALSALERTDSLIDDLTTVHSFSVKSRDVFDTGGAAPGTDL; encoded by the coding sequence ATGTACTCCGGAGGTGCGAGCGCCTCGCTCGTGGCGCACGTCGGCGAGGACCGCGACGCTGTCGTCAGAGCGGTCGAGTCGGCCGAAATCGGGGTTTCGTCGGTGCGCTCCGTCGGCAGTATCGCCTCGGCTCTCGACGCGATAGCCGAGGGAGACGTGGCCTGTCTGGTCTGTGAGTACGACCTCGAAGACGGGACCGGGCTCGAACTGCTCGATGAGCTCGCGGCCCGCGGGACCGCGCCGCCGACGCTGTTCCGCACCGATGACCCCGAGATGGGGTCCGAGGCGCTCGCGGCCGGCGCGACCGACATCCTCGTCGAGCGCGACGGGGTGGACTTGGTCCCGCTACTGGCCCGGCGGCTCCGCAACGTCCTCGCGACCCGGACGAGCGAACGGGACGACGCCAACGAGTCGGCCCTCGGGCTCCTCCAGAGCATGTACGACGTGACGACAGACCAGTCGGCGAGCTACGAGCGGACGGTCGACCGGCTGTTGCGACTGGGCTGTGAGGCGTTCGGGCTCTCCGACGGGTTCCTGACGCGGATAGAGCGCGAGGGCGACGACGGCACCCAGACCATCGTCCAGGCCCAGGGCGCCCACGAGCGGCTGGAGCCCGGCGCCTCCTGTCCGCTCTCGGAGGCGTACTGCCGGAAGACGATACGGACCGACGGGCTGCTGGCGGTCTCGAACGCCGTCGAGGCCGGCTGGGCGGACGACCCCGCCTACGAGGCCTTCGAGCTGGGGTGTTACATCGGCGGGAAGGTAGTCGTCGGCGGCGAGCTCTACGGGACGCTCTGTTTCGCGTCGACGGAGCCACGCGCGGCGCCGTTTACCGACCTCGAACGCACGGCGGTGCGCCTGATGAGCGAGTGGCTCGGCTACGAACTCGACCGGAACCGGTCCCGGACCGAGCTGGAGCTGAAGAACCGCGCGATGGACGAGGCCCCGGTCGGTATCCTCATCAGCGACCCGGACCAGCCGGACAACCCGGCAGTGTACGTCAACGACCGGTTCACGGAGATGACCGGCTACCCGCCGGCGGCGGTCCTGGGACGCAACTGCCGGTTCCTGCAGGGCGAGGCGACCCGGGCCGAGCCGGTGGACCGACTCCGCGAGGCCGTCGCCAAGGCGGAGCCGGCCGCCGTCGAACTGCGCAACTACCGGCGCGACGGCACCGAGTTCTGGAACCGGGTGACGGTCGCCCCCATCGAGAACGACGAGGGCGAGGTGACCAACTACGTCGGCTTCCAGGAGGACGTCACCGAGCGCAAGGAACACGAACTCGACCTCAAACTGCGCGACCGGGCGATTTCGGCGGCCCCCATCGGCATCACCCTCCACGACGTGACGGCGTCCGAGTGGCCCATCACGTACGCCAACGCGGGATTCGAGAACATCACGGGCTACGAGCGGGCGTCGGTCGAGGGCGAGGGGGCCTCGGTCCTGGTCGGGGCGGAGACGGACGAGAGACAGCTGGCGGCGCTCGAACGCGCGTTCGAGGACGGCCAGGCGGCCTCCGAGACGCTGTTGCTCTACCGGGCGGACGGCGACCCCTTCTGGGGGCGCGTGAGCATCGCCCCGGTCAGCGAGGCGGACGGGCCGGTGACACACGCGGTGGGCTTCCTGGAGGACGTGACCGAGACGAGAGAGCACGCCGAAGAGATAGAGCGCCGGCTCGACGAGTTCGGGGACGTGCTCGCCGCCGAGCTACAGACGCCGTTACAGGAGGCACGGTCCCGGCTCTCGGCCGACGCGGACGAACTCTCCGCGGACGACCTCGCGGCCGCGCTGAGCGCGCTCGAACGGACCGACAGCCTCATCGACGACCTCACGACCGTCCACTCCTTCTCGGTGAAATCCCGCGACGTGTTCGACACCGGCGGGGCTGCCCCGGGAACGGACCTATGA
- a CDS encoding chemotaxis protein CheW: MSDDRMDRAERISNMRSGSRGTDDGTDEDDSAATDDDETGDDADRSSTENDETPATGDGGDESAAPAEDAESGPTDTDAADDTVTESDAQAAAQRAAQSAAEVMGGGADGATAATEGGDAGGETAAGETPAATGASTVPGDISGVELPDQQLLEEAMAASSVESTEGGARAAMEGETTQSEEVVRVLEFALGDEYYCLDIEYVEEIVKRDAVTRVPNTPAFVDGVVDLRGQITTILEPKEMMDIEGEGDQNLIIVFDPDQFEDQGAIGWVVDEVRQVVPVPESDINHPPVDAEYINGVVDREEYDQFVIWVEPEDALAQATASEDE, translated from the coding sequence ATGAGCGACGACCGTATGGACAGAGCAGAGCGCATCAGTAACATGCGCTCGGGCAGCAGGGGTACCGACGACGGGACGGACGAGGACGACTCGGCCGCGACCGACGACGACGAGACCGGCGACGACGCCGACCGCTCGTCGACCGAGAACGACGAGACACCCGCGACGGGAGACGGCGGGGACGAATCCGCCGCGCCGGCGGAGGACGCCGAGTCCGGGCCCACCGATACCGACGCCGCGGACGACACCGTGACGGAGAGCGACGCGCAGGCGGCCGCCCAGCGAGCGGCGCAGTCGGCGGCCGAAGTCATGGGTGGCGGTGCAGATGGGGCCACCGCGGCCACCGAGGGCGGAGATGCCGGCGGCGAGACCGCGGCCGGCGAGACGCCGGCCGCCACCGGGGCCAGCACGGTCCCCGGCGATATCAGCGGCGTCGAACTCCCGGACCAGCAACTCCTGGAGGAAGCGATGGCCGCCTCGTCGGTCGAGTCCACCGAGGGCGGGGCCCGGGCGGCGATGGAGGGCGAGACCACCCAGTCCGAGGAGGTCGTCCGCGTCCTGGAGTTCGCGCTGGGCGACGAGTACTACTGTCTCGACATCGAGTACGTCGAGGAGATAGTGAAGCGGGACGCGGTCACCCGGGTGCCAAACACCCCGGCGTTCGTCGACGGCGTCGTCGACCTGCGCGGCCAGATTACGACCATCCTCGAACCGAAGGAGATGATGGACATCGAGGGCGAGGGCGACCAGAACCTCATCATCGTCTTCGACCCCGACCAGTTCGAGGACCAGGGCGCCATCGGCTGGGTCGTCGACGAGGTCCGGCAGGTCGTTCCGGTGCCCGAGTCGGACATCAACCACCCGCCGGTCGACGCCGAGTACATCAACGGCGTCGTCGACCGCGAGGAGTACGACCAGTTCGTCATCTGGGTGGAACCGGAGGACGCGCTGGCACAGGCGACGGCGTCCGAAGACGAGTAG
- a CDS encoding response regulator receiver protein, with product MDHLITHVVICEENRTRAELYALWLDPADVEIAVTAREATEAVHEATAVVVLDQGFAGEKTRRLLSVLRSKSPLCRVLETRERSAPFPALGLDHRLGKPVFEAELTELVDTLLLRANYHLVLRLYYQTTAPLLSLQHLAEPSEGERERRATLERRADRLKEIIRAYQTEMSEGDIAAVKDAVNYTPVREARDSDTELSSKYRPEKCSRCREPWEGDGGTKVTKLGAYVWRCGNCGHVQMRADPSHQDVGKFRR from the coding sequence ATGGACCACCTCATCACCCACGTCGTCATCTGTGAGGAAAACCGCACCCGCGCGGAGCTGTACGCGCTCTGGCTCGACCCGGCCGACGTGGAGATAGCGGTGACGGCGCGGGAGGCGACCGAGGCCGTCCACGAGGCGACGGCCGTTGTCGTCCTCGACCAGGGGTTCGCCGGCGAGAAGACCCGCCGGTTGCTGTCGGTTCTGCGGTCGAAGTCGCCGCTCTGTCGGGTCCTCGAGACCCGGGAGCGGTCGGCGCCGTTCCCGGCGCTGGGGCTCGACCACCGGCTTGGCAAGCCGGTCTTCGAGGCGGAGCTGACCGAGCTCGTCGACACGCTGCTCCTGCGGGCCAACTACCATCTCGTCCTCCGGCTCTACTACCAGACGACCGCGCCCCTGCTGTCGCTACAGCACCTGGCCGAACCCAGCGAGGGCGAACGGGAGCGACGGGCGACGCTCGAACGGCGAGCCGACCGGCTCAAGGAGATTATCCGCGCGTATCAGACGGAGATGTCGGAGGGGGACATCGCGGCCGTCAAGGACGCCGTCAACTACACCCCCGTCCGCGAGGCCCGGGACAGCGATACGGAACTGAGCAGCAAGTACCGCCCCGAGAAGTGTTCGCGCTGCCGGGAGCCGTGGGAGGGCGACGGCGGGACGAAGGTGACGAAACTGGGCGCCTACGTCTGGCGCTGTGGGAACTGCGGCCACGTCCAGATGCGGGCGGATCCGAGCCACCAGGACGTCGGCAAGTTCCGGCGGTAA
- a CDS encoding HTH domain-containing protein → MVQIDLTTSQKQTLTALVNQHRPGEGPVKAQDIADSVDRSLGTIQNQMQRLAQLGVVEGVSGPAGGYEPTDMAFEALGREPLSDSAAVTVAHDYERLDVTVDRITFPSVHHPENCRAELHLQQSIADFSVGQAVAAGPTPLSGLVVAGTIEAIDDTSNTLIIDVAQLEAPVEEPE, encoded by the coding sequence ATGGTCCAGATCGACCTGACCACGAGTCAGAAACAGACCCTGACTGCGCTGGTCAATCAACACCGCCCGGGCGAGGGGCCGGTCAAGGCACAGGACATCGCGGATTCGGTCGACCGCAGCCTCGGCACCATCCAGAACCAGATGCAGCGGCTGGCACAGCTCGGCGTCGTAGAGGGCGTCTCCGGGCCGGCCGGGGGGTACGAACCGACCGACATGGCCTTCGAGGCACTCGGTCGGGAACCGCTCTCCGACTCGGCGGCCGTCACCGTCGCCCACGACTACGAGCGCCTCGACGTGACCGTCGACCGGATAACCTTCCCGAGCGTCCACCACCCCGAGAACTGCCGCGCGGAGCTGCACCTCCAGCAGTCCATCGCCGACTTCAGCGTCGGGCAGGCCGTCGCCGCGGGACCGACGCCGCTGTCCGGGCTGGTCGTCGCGGGCACTATCGAGGCCATCGACGACACCTCGAACACGCTGATTATCGACGTGGCACAGCTGGAAGCCCCGGTCGAGGAGCCGGAGTAA
- a CDS encoding TIGR03571 family LLM class oxidoreductase → MTGRGYENAGYRRLFDGDGLSVGLGLPLTGVRESTPAVDEEVRLAKRAESLGFDGLWARDVPTFWPRFGDAGGAFDTWPLLSHLAAHTDDVALGTSSVVLPLRHPIHLAKSAATVDRLSGGRLVLGVASGDRDPEYPAFDVDPDERGELVRERVAAMRAIWRGEFPEIEGSWGRLDGDLDVLPKPTTETLPLLPTGNSRQSEAWIADHGDGWLFYHLPESTLQSYLDRWRDRTDDKPFAIAVRVAIADDPAAGPDPLHLGYRAGVEWFRDYFGRLESYGLDHAIVGLEADDPEAAMETFAAEVLGEF, encoded by the coding sequence ATGACCGGACGTGGCTACGAGAACGCCGGGTACCGACGGCTGTTCGACGGGGACGGGCTCTCAGTCGGGCTGGGACTCCCGCTGACCGGGGTCCGCGAGTCGACGCCGGCCGTCGACGAGGAGGTTCGGCTGGCAAAGCGGGCGGAGTCGCTCGGCTTCGACGGGCTCTGGGCCCGGGACGTCCCGACGTTCTGGCCGCGCTTCGGGGACGCCGGCGGGGCCTTCGACACGTGGCCGCTGCTCTCGCACCTGGCCGCCCACACCGACGACGTGGCGCTGGGAACGTCGAGCGTCGTGCTCCCGCTTCGCCACCCCATCCACCTCGCCAAGTCGGCCGCGACCGTCGACCGGCTCTCCGGCGGCCGGCTGGTCCTCGGCGTCGCCTCGGGGGACCGCGACCCGGAGTACCCGGCCTTCGATGTCGACCCCGACGAGCGGGGCGAACTCGTCCGCGAGCGCGTCGCCGCGATGCGGGCCATCTGGCGCGGGGAGTTCCCCGAAATCGAAGGGTCGTGGGGCCGTCTCGACGGCGACCTCGACGTGCTCCCGAAACCGACGACGGAGACGCTGCCGCTCCTGCCGACGGGCAACTCCCGCCAGTCCGAGGCGTGGATCGCCGACCACGGCGACGGCTGGCTGTTCTACCATCTGCCCGAATCGACGCTGCAGTCGTATCTCGACCGCTGGCGCGACCGGACAGATGACAAGCCCTTCGCCATCGCCGTCCGGGTGGCCATCGCCGACGACCCGGCGGCCGGCCCCGACCCGCTCCACCTGGGCTACCGCGCCGGGGTAGAGTGGTTCCGTGACTACTTCGGACGGCTCGAATCCTACGGGCTCGACCACGCCATCGTCGGTCTAGAGGCCGACGACCCGGAAGCGGCGATGGAGACCTTCGCGGCCGAGGTCCTCGGGGAGTTCTGA
- a CDS encoding ion transporter, with protein sequence MAGSPAPSDTREQVRFYLLDHETPLGKAIDVALLVLNLVFIAVFVAETYPVADGTAALLWRAEVAIAAVFLVEYGLRLYGARNRAAEFLNAYTMVDLLAVLPTVVIVAFPVSAVGVNIGFLRVLRVIRVLRFYRFTDDAEFFFGTIDDNTLRATKLLLTVLVIFFITAGLFYSVEHRHNPGVATFGDAFYYTVVTITTVGFGDIVPVTAAGRWVTVGGIIAGIILIPWQAGKIVREWRSREKISVTCPNCGLSYHDPDASHCKACGHVIYQEYDSRQ encoded by the coding sequence ATGGCTGGTTCGCCCGCTCCGAGCGACACGCGCGAGCAGGTGCGGTTCTACCTGCTGGACCACGAGACCCCGCTGGGCAAGGCGATAGACGTCGCCCTGCTGGTGTTGAATCTCGTGTTCATCGCGGTGTTCGTCGCCGAGACCTACCCGGTCGCTGACGGGACCGCGGCGCTGCTCTGGCGGGCCGAAGTCGCCATCGCGGCCGTCTTCCTCGTCGAGTACGGGCTCCGGCTCTACGGCGCCCGCAACCGGGCCGCGGAGTTCCTCAACGCCTACACGATGGTGGACCTGCTGGCGGTCCTCCCGACGGTCGTTATCGTCGCGTTTCCGGTCTCGGCGGTCGGGGTGAACATCGGATTCCTGCGCGTGCTTCGCGTGATTCGCGTGTTGCGGTTCTACCGCTTCACCGACGACGCGGAGTTTTTCTTCGGGACAATCGACGACAACACCCTGCGTGCGACGAAGCTACTCCTGACGGTGCTGGTCATCTTCTTTATCACCGCCGGCCTGTTCTACAGCGTCGAGCACCGTCACAACCCCGGCGTGGCCACGTTCGGCGACGCGTTCTACTACACCGTGGTGACGATAACGACCGTCGGGTTCGGCGACATCGTCCCCGTCACGGCCGCCGGTCGGTGGGTGACGGTCGGGGGCATCATCGCCGGCATCATCCTGATTCCGTGGCAGGCCGGGAAGATAGTCCGTGAGTGGCGCTCGCGGGAGAAAATCTCCGTCACCTGCCCGAACTGCGGGCTCTCCTATCACGACCCCGACGCCTCCCACTGCAAGGCCTGTGGACACGTCATCTATCAGGAGTACGACTCCCGGCAGTAG
- a CDS encoding translation initiation factor IF-2 subunit beta, producing the protein MNYESALDRAYDVLPDQPREAGERLSIPEPEGQTDGAFTRLTNLEAIADALSRDAQHLHSAIQREFGTNGQFDGGEARYNGSFDIADFQAAIDAYTAEYVTCSECGLPDTVLKTEDGVDMLRCQACGAFRPVSKGSSNTTQQNTPTLEEGETYEVKITGTGREGDGVAEKGKYTIFVSGAREGQVVNAYIESISGTLAFGRVQ; encoded by the coding sequence ATGAACTACGAATCCGCACTCGACAGAGCCTACGACGTGCTACCGGACCAGCCCCGAGAGGCCGGCGAGCGTCTCTCCATCCCGGAGCCCGAGGGCCAGACTGACGGTGCGTTCACACGGCTGACGAACCTCGAAGCCATCGCCGACGCCCTCTCGCGGGACGCCCAGCACCTCCACAGCGCCATCCAGCGCGAGTTCGGGACCAACGGGCAGTTCGACGGCGGCGAGGCCCGATACAACGGCTCGTTCGACATCGCCGACTTCCAGGCGGCTATCGACGCCTACACTGCCGAGTACGTCACCTGCTCCGAGTGTGGCCTCCCCGACACCGTCCTCAAGACCGAGGACGGCGTCGACATGCTGCGCTGTCAGGCCTGCGGTGCCTTCCGCCCGGTCTCGAAGGGGTCGAGCAACACGACCCAGCAGAACACGCCCACCCTCGAAGAGGGCGAGACCTACGAGGTCAAAATCACCGGCACCGGCCGCGAGGGCGACGGCGTCGCCGAGAAGGGCAAGTACACGATATTCGTCTCCGGCGCCCGCGAGGGCCAGGTCGTCAACGCCTACATCGAGTCCATCAGCGGGACGCTGGCCTTCGGCCGCGTCCAGTAG
- a CDS encoding TIGR00300 family protein, with translation MTVSREVELEGHIIDSGTMGTAFSIVMDMGGTFTVEAFDIGRRKEEESYARLLVEADDEATLQSIVHELHQHGANPADPTDATLERAPADRVVPQGFYSTTNHPTFVRYDGEWLEVERMEMDCAIVVSEGESGPRAYTKVLNAVEAGDRIVTGDTGIRVEPPERPRDTGGAFGFMQGGVSAERPSESTIRQIATAMRETKAEGGDILAVCGPALIHSGAREALARLVREGYVDMLSAGNGFAVHDIERDLYGTSLGVDTETLDHARHGHKHHIYAISEVIREGGIGPAVESGTIDSGVMYECVVNDRPYVLAGSIRDDGPLPDTITDAVEAQEAIREQAHEADMVLMLSTLLHSVAVGNCLPSTTPVVCVDISPATVTQLLDRGSAQAVGMVTDIGTFVPLLAEELVGE, from the coding sequence ATGACGGTTTCCCGCGAGGTGGAGTTGGAAGGGCACATCATCGACTCCGGGACGATGGGGACCGCGTTCAGCATCGTCATGGACATGGGCGGCACCTTCACCGTCGAGGCGTTCGACATCGGCCGGCGCAAGGAGGAGGAGTCCTACGCCCGCCTGCTCGTGGAGGCCGACGACGAGGCGACGCTACAGTCCATCGTCCACGAACTCCACCAGCACGGCGCGAACCCGGCCGACCCGACCGACGCGACGCTGGAGCGGGCGCCGGCCGACAGAGTCGTCCCACAGGGCTTCTACTCCACGACGAACCACCCGACCTTCGTCCGGTACGACGGCGAGTGGCTCGAAGTCGAGCGGATGGAGATGGACTGTGCCATCGTGGTCTCCGAGGGGGAAAGCGGCCCCCGGGCCTACACCAAGGTCCTGAACGCCGTCGAGGCGGGCGACCGAATCGTCACGGGCGACACCGGCATCAGGGTCGAACCGCCCGAGCGGCCCCGGGACACCGGTGGGGCTTTCGGCTTCATGCAGGGCGGCGTCTCCGCCGAACGCCCCTCGGAGTCGACCATCCGGCAGATAGCTACCGCGATGCGGGAGACGAAGGCCGAGGGCGGCGATATCCTGGCGGTCTGCGGGCCGGCGCTCATCCACTCGGGGGCTCGGGAGGCGCTCGCCCGACTCGTCCGCGAGGGGTACGTCGACATGCTCTCGGCCGGCAACGGCTTCGCCGTCCACGATATCGAGCGGGACCTCTACGGCACGTCGCTGGGCGTCGACACCGAGACGCTGGACCACGCCCGCCACGGCCACAAACACCACATCTACGCCATCAGCGAGGTCATCCGCGAGGGCGGCATCGGGCCGGCCGTCGAGTCCGGCACCATCGACTCCGGTGTGATGTACGAGTGCGTGGTCAACGACCGACCCTACGTGCTCGCGGGTTCGATACGCGACGACGGCCCGCTGCCCGACACCATCACCGACGCCGTCGAGGCCCAGGAGGCCATCCGCGAGCAGGCCCACGAAGCCGACATGGTGCTGATGCTGTCGACGCTTCTGCACTCCGTGGCCGTCGGCAACTGCCTCCCCTCGACGACGCCGGTCGTCTGCGTGGATATCAGCCCCGCCACCGTCACCCAACTGCTCGACCGCGGGAGCGCACAGGCCGTGGGGATGGTCACCGACATCGGGACGTTCGTCCCGCTGCTGGCGGAGGAGTTGGTCGGTGAGTAG
- a CDS encoding pirin family protein, translating into MAQSESLYKAPRTTVSQDQGKFRTHFNFPGRNLPDHGDHGYGPLATVVESFMDPGTLIGMHPHRNEEIISWVPEGVMRHDDRQGNELVTDPENLLVMNAGREFWHEERTLDDDPPLRMLQIFVRPHSLGLEPGIQHEPIPAPVAGEWRHLFGPDGAGAPASVRNRVHCHDVRVDAGTSVDLPAVDDWDTYFYVFEGEVTVDGTRFGRTESGLLVEDTDAAMTAATDAVVVAFNIDPTARVTRQGTIGR; encoded by the coding sequence ATGGCTCAGTCGGAATCACTGTACAAAGCCCCCAGAACGACCGTCTCACAAGACCAGGGCAAGTTCCGGACCCACTTCAACTTCCCCGGCCGGAACCTCCCCGACCATGGTGACCACGGCTACGGCCCGCTGGCGACGGTCGTCGAGTCGTTCATGGACCCCGGCACGCTCATCGGGATGCACCCCCACCGCAACGAGGAGATAATCTCGTGGGTCCCCGAGGGCGTCATGCGCCACGACGACCGACAGGGGAACGAACTGGTCACCGACCCCGAGAACCTGCTGGTGATGAACGCCGGCCGGGAGTTCTGGCACGAGGAGCGAACGCTGGACGACGACCCGCCGCTTCGAATGCTACAGATATTCGTCCGGCCCCACAGCCTCGGGCTGGAGCCGGGGATACAGCACGAGCCGATTCCGGCCCCGGTCGCGGGCGAGTGGCGGCACCTGTTCGGCCCGGACGGGGCGGGCGCGCCCGCGTCCGTCCGGAACCGGGTCCACTGCCACGACGTCAGAGTCGACGCGGGCACCAGCGTCGACCTCCCGGCGGTCGACGACTGGGACACCTACTTCTACGTCTTCGAGGGCGAGGTGACGGTCGACGGGACGCGGTTCGGTCGGACCGAGAGCGGCCTGCTGGTCGAGGACACCGACGCGGCGATGACCGCGGCGACCGACGCCGTGGTGGTCGCGTTCAACATCGACCCGACGGCCCGTGTCACACGCCAGGGCACCATCGGCCGCTGA
- a CDS encoding SOS response-associated peptidase, with amino-acid sequence MCGRYSLFAPPADIEARFDAAFDFDFEARYNAAPSQSLPVITGEDPDTIQRMEWGLVPSFADDRSDHGYINARAETLAEKRSFADAYESRRCLVPADGMYEWVEESGGKQPYRVALPDDALFAMAGLYERWEPPQRQTGLGEFGSSGESGGQDEVIETFTIVTTEPNDTVGELHHRMAVILDREEESQWLTADTGAAADLLDPYDGPMRTYPISTAVNSPSNDSPALIEEV; translated from the coding sequence ATGTGTGGCCGCTACAGCCTCTTCGCCCCGCCAGCCGACATAGAGGCGCGTTTCGACGCCGCCTTCGACTTCGACTTCGAGGCCCGCTACAACGCCGCGCCGAGCCAGTCGCTCCCGGTCATCACCGGCGAGGACCCCGACACCATCCAGCGCATGGAGTGGGGGCTGGTCCCGTCGTTCGCCGACGACCGGAGCGACCACGGCTACATCAACGCCCGCGCCGAAACGCTCGCCGAGAAGCGGTCCTTCGCTGACGCCTACGAGTCCCGCCGCTGTCTCGTGCCCGCCGACGGGATGTACGAGTGGGTCGAAGAGAGCGGGGGGAAACAGCCCTACCGCGTGGCCCTGCCCGACGACGCGCTGTTCGCGATGGCCGGCCTCTACGAGCGGTGGGAACCGCCACAGCGCCAGACCGGGCTGGGTGAGTTCGGCAGCAGCGGGGAGAGCGGCGGGCAGGACGAAGTCATCGAGACGTTCACCATCGTCACCACGGAGCCAAACGACACCGTCGGCGAACTCCACCACCGGATGGCCGTCATCCTGGACCGCGAGGAGGAGTCGCAGTGGTTGACCGCGGACACCGGCGCCGCGGCCGACCTGCTGGACCCCTACGACGGCCCGATGCGGACCTATCCGATTTCGACGGCGGTCAACAGCCCCAGCAACGACTCGCCGGCGCTTATCGAGGAGGTCTAG
- a CDS encoding YihY/virulence factor BrkB family protein, with protein sequence MVTQSGAVELGKRIASDVSEKNVSFMAAALAYHAFISLAPMLLLVFLVLTTVGTGLEERIAAIAGTWLPGPIADVVTQLLRGNADGTGASIIGLVVLLWGTLKIFRGLDTAFSEIYETVDTNTLVDKFRDGLVVFFALVLALVAMVASSVVLGGLVEQVPYSQVLTPVALIAGLVVAFYPIYYVFPDVDVGVRDVLPGVVVAAVGWGALQGLFQLYLSVADPSSGSFFGGVIVVVTYLYFSALVLLLGAVVNAVVGGHSLGGPGGVGRTEAHFETERTESFDRAALVAYLADLRTELLADRGSPRRTELVGRRPKPTGPVELLEQSSTEGDENQWLVTLRWQFSDDELVAYMAARAGEEAGDPATAPTGETADD encoded by the coding sequence ATGGTCACACAGTCCGGCGCCGTCGAGCTCGGGAAGCGCATCGCCTCGGACGTCTCGGAGAAAAACGTCTCGTTCATGGCGGCGGCGCTCGCCTACCACGCGTTCATCTCGCTTGCACCCATGCTCCTCCTGGTGTTTCTGGTCCTGACGACGGTCGGGACCGGGCTGGAAGAACGGATTGCGGCAATCGCCGGGACGTGGTTGCCCGGTCCGATCGCCGATGTCGTGACCCAGCTGTTGCGGGGCAACGCGGACGGGACCGGCGCGTCGATTATCGGGCTCGTCGTCCTCCTGTGGGGGACGCTGAAGATATTCCGCGGGCTGGACACGGCCTTCTCGGAAATCTACGAGACCGTCGATACGAACACGCTGGTGGACAAGTTCCGCGACGGGCTCGTCGTCTTCTTCGCGCTCGTCCTCGCGCTCGTCGCGATGGTCGCCTCCAGCGTCGTGCTGGGCGGGCTGGTCGAACAGGTTCCCTACAGCCAGGTGTTGACGCCGGTGGCGCTGATAGCGGGGCTCGTCGTCGCGTTCTATCCGATATACTACGTGTTCCCGGACGTGGACGTGGGTGTCCGGGACGTACTCCCCGGCGTCGTCGTTGCCGCCGTCGGCTGGGGGGCCCTGCAGGGGCTGTTCCAGCTCTACCTCTCCGTCGCGGACCCGAGCTCGGGGAGCTTCTTCGGCGGCGTCATCGTGGTCGTCACCTACCTCTACTTCTCGGCGCTCGTCCTGCTACTGGGCGCGGTGGTCAACGCCGTGGTCGGGGGCCACTCCCTGGGCGGGCCCGGTGGCGTCGGTCGAACGGAGGCCCACTTCGAGACGGAGCGAACGGAGTCGTTCGACCGAGCGGCGCTCGTGGCGTATCTCGCCGACCTCCGGACCGAGCTACTGGCCGACCGAGGCTCCCCCCGGCGCACGGAGCTCGTGGGACGCCGGCCGAAGCCGACCGGGCCCGTCGAGTTGCTCGAACAGTCGTCGACCGAGGGCGACGAGAACCAGTGGCTGGTGACGCTGCGCTGGCAGTTCTCCGACGACGAACTGGTCGCGTACATGGCCGCCCGTGCGGGGGAAGAAGCGGGCGACCCCGCAACCGCCCCCACGGGCGAGACCGCCGACGATTAG